In Setaria viridis chromosome 5, Setaria_viridis_v4.0, whole genome shotgun sequence, the genomic stretch TCAGTTTGGATCAAGCAAAGCGACATTAATTTGCATGACCCTACGAAGTTGGCGCTAAGGATTCGCGCTATAGTATTGACTATTGAGGATATACGCGTTGGTGACTTGGTCTTGTCCTAATTATAAATAAGCAGATACTAATCGCGTCCAAATTCTACTAGGGCCAGCTGCTTTTGGCATGGACGAGGCAAAGGGTATCTAATAACCTGACAGCCAGGTCAAGGAACCTCAGGTCCAGTCCAGGTGGTGCATGGCCGCATGGGCATGGTGAGGGCCGCGCGCACTCGGCAGTCGGCACACTTCCTGTACGGAGGTTGCCGGGCAAACGACGGCCCCGCGCACGGCGCTTAAAGATGATGCTTCTccaggcgcgcggcggcgcaaCCGCGAGCGCTTCGAGCTCCcgacccgccggcgccgcgtccAGAtcaggccggcggcgacgcgcgcTGCGCCGGGCAGGGCATGGCCGGCGGCCCGTACACGCGCAGGTGAAATGAAATACACTACTGCAGTGGCATCTCGGGTATGGAGCCCCAAATGGCCGCTAGATCCGCGTAACCTCGGGAGTTGGGGGCCGTGGACCTCGACCAGCGCGCTACCAGATCTCAGCGAGATTTGGAGAAATCCTCTTTCTCAGGTAAGCAAATGCAGCAGCAGTTGTTTATGGTTGGTGCCATTGGCCACTGGGCCATTTTCTGCAGCTCCCCTCCCAAAACCACGTGCGAATTCCTTTGGTTAGATTTACAATTCTGCAGATGCTTAGGGAAGCAAATGCCCTGTCACGATCAGTTGTTTAATCGCTGTCGACATCGACCTCCAGCTTTGTTTAGGTCGCCACTTGCATTATTCTGCTCCCCTTATCGCAGCCCCGAGCCGATAAGCTATTATGTTAGCGACGAGATTAGGGTAGTGATTACGATCCAAACGAGATGCTCCGTCCACTGTCCTCGTCACCATGTCCCCAACCTCTTGGTCGCGTCTCAGGTTCTCTGCCCGGCACCATGCGGGTGTCAGTCTGTCAGTTCGGACTGTCGAGCAGACAAGGTCAAGCTCTCAACGGAGGATGAACAGCCACAACCACGGATATTATGGGCTGATGGGTACTTTCTTTTCGAACTAAGTACTCCTATAACACAATACTGCGTAGATCGTCGAGAGGGCAGCGGCAGTGAAATTAGCTATAATACTTCGATATACCTTACACATCGGGTGTGGAATTGTTCAAGATTCACTCGCACGATACTATTTTTTCTTATATCATATTACTATTAAAGACACAAGGATCGGTGACATACAATATATTGGTTCGTTAGAACTGACTCCACTCAGTTATAATATAGCTATAATATTATTGTATTTATGATTCTTGGTACCCGCGTTACCACTCCTCCACTCCACCTAAAGTGATTCCTCTACTAAGGAGagttgcaactattgttttaTACCAAATTTGCATGGAACTTAGCGATTATGAATCAAAATAATAGCTTAGATATTTCAATGGAGTTTCACATATCATCAACTTAATCAAATGGCAATTTGTGGGAATATTAATGTGCATATAAGATCCTTTTCATAGGAAACTGATCGCGTGTTgttttgggctaactatggAGTGGTTGCTTACCCTGACATGATGATGTCTATTGGTGTGCTCAACTAATGGAGAGGAGCAAATATAGTACTCATATATGTAGACCTTAAGATATATTCCTAGTTTCCTACCACTTAGCTAGGAAGAGATGCATATAAACAAGTCGCTTCCTACAAATGATTTCTGGGACAGCTAATCTTATCATGGATCGTCGTGCGATTGACATGCTCACTTCAAAAATCTTTAGCAGCCGTGTGTACTGCTTTTGTTTAGGTCCACTCTCCAGAGTATAGCCCATTTGCCGGGGCATCCACATGAACACCATGGATTCAtatacattttctttttttctttacatACTAAGGTCAAAGAATGTATTTAAAAAAGAAACTTAACCATTTTCTTAGTAGGAAGCTAAATAAACATAAATATGCTACTCTATTCAAAACTAAACAAATATTACCAAGTGAAACAATAGGAACTATTGTACCGTTGTAGACAAGTAATTTGCAAGAAAATGCTGCATACTCTCATTTCTCACCATGTCTCTAGCATTTATTGTCGACAAGGGGTTGCAAAGCTAGGATTAGTAGCTTTGACATACTCcctctatttcaaattataaattattttgacttttctaggttcataggtgtttatatgcatctagacatacactatatttagatgcatataaacacctatgaatctagaaaagccaaaacgacctatataatttaggatggaggaagtatttaAGAACATTGCACATAACAAGATATATGCGGTATTGTGGTATTGCTTAGCTTTCAATATATAAGAGCAGTAAACACGAGTGTTCAAATAGAGACAACGTTGTCATATCATTAAGCACCGGTTTAGAAGTTAATCCCAACAAGGCAAAACAGGTGCTTAAATAGGATCAGCCATCATATTAGCATACTTAAGCACTGGTGCAAACTTAAAACATTTTATCCACCTTTTCAAGCACCAGGTGCAAATAACATGGTGAAAAAAAGCAGTTTTTAAGTACTCGCATCATAGCCAACGGTGAAAACTTTTCCTAGAGCTGTTGATAGCCCTATATAATAAGTAGCTAATAGTTGGGCCGGCAAAGCACAACCTCAGTAGCCGCAAGCTCTAAGGTTCAGAGAGTCATATATGCTTACGGTCGACCTCATCCTCTTTCTTCCCAAGACCCAATGCAACTCTATTGTGTTAAGCATGGGCAAAGGATCTTTTAAGCAATAATGTCTCATAATCCTAAATCCAAAGTAAGAACCCTAACTCTAGCTCTTTTAATTTGAAACTGATGCAAAGACATGGTTCATGAATATTTGAGTGAAGCATCACTACAGTTGAGCCGGTTGCAATCATTGTGATCCATTTGTGTagcatgctatttttttttctctcggcGACCTAGGATCCTATTGGTAGAACATGATAATCCATATTTGGGAAACCTTTTAAAATACGGACTAGTACGTTTACAAGCCGTTTATTTGCTCACAATGTGGCCAAGGGTGCGGGGTTTTCTCGACGAATTACGCGTTCGCCGCGAAGCCCGCAACCGCACGGGCGGCCGCGGATCTAGCCGCCGGCCGGGTTGTTTCCACCGCGAGTGCATCCTGCACCAAGTCACCAACGGCCCAGCCCCGACAGACCGCCGACCGGCACCGCATCGCCGGAAGCCCTTTTGACGCCTTCCTCGTCGACAACGAAGTGCTCGTTCCCGCAGATGACCGGGAGTGCCTCGGTCTCCAGCCAGTTAAAGATCAAATTTTGGTTTCATGCATGATTCTTCGTTTCCTTCGAGTTGACTACTGAATGAATCTGTTGCCAAAACAGGCAACTCTGGTTCGATCGATCTGGTTCTCTCTGGGTGCCCACAACCTGAAAAAGATAAGGTACGCATGACGCATACCTCATTCGTCGCTACAGCACTTTGCCGATTGTATCGCCATTCAGGTATGCATGTGAATGCACAAGTGCAATTTTGTCCAATTCATAACTCCCAAAACCATAcattagaagaagaaaaaaagctgGACACAGAGACAAACTGCTTTTTTCCCCAGAAAAAGCAGAAAGGCCATTCATCGGGATTCAGAGAGACGAGTTGGGTGatgcaatgcatctaatctGAGAAAAACTAGTCGACGGAAGTGACCTCATCAGCAATGAGCTGGATAGCAGCTGAGAAGCTCACTGATCTCTAAAAATCTGCTGCTGCCCCAGGGAAAAAAATATTAGCTCAAGTAGTGTATAGCACACTAGGTCGTCAGACAATATATACATCCATGCGCTCGCATGAAGTCCTCTAGATCAGATCACAGCATTATATTTTTCGGCAAATCCCTCTGGTAGACCACCCAATCTGTTAGCAATTTGCAGCAAAATGTTGTGAAAACAGCACGGAAACGTGGGACTGGCTCGGGATTGGTAGCCTCCACTGTCCTGATTAACAATGCCTCCAGTATTGTAATCCCACTTGACAATTCATCTAATCGGCTGGCACCCACTGTTCGTGCACTGTCCTTAACTGCAATTTGCctatttttttcctcaaaaagCAGCAATTTGAGTGTAAATAAGCATGCACGCATCGATCACACCGACGTAGGAGGGAGTTGTACCCAGGACAAAGCATGTGGCAAACATAGTACCAGAGAAATCattcgaaaaaaaaataactTGAGAAGCCAATCAAACGAAATTTGAACATATTACAGTCAAGTGCAATTAAACATATGTACCCTTAGTTCTATAGTGTCCAAAATCCCAGAAGAAAACTATAATTCCCATCTCGACACTCATATAATAGGCACATGATTATTGGGTGGCAGATTCAACCGCTCGAATCTAATATCTGTAAACACTAAACTTATCTAAAGACCCCGCAACCTTCTTGACATGGAACAAAATGGAACCATAAAGTATGGCCCGCGTTTGTACTGCACCGAGTAGTCTACATCAAAATTTAAGCACCTTTGGTCCGGTGACCATGAAAGCGACATACCAATCTCCTCCTCCGTTTCCCACGCACCTGCTGCCCAAAGAACATCACAGCAGTTTTGAGCACATCAGCCAGGTAGCTAgctaagaagaagaagctaaGAATGGCATCGCCGCGCATGAAGACGGAGCAGTCCTTTGAGTTCGGGGAGCTCAGCGCTCAAGATGCTGTGGGATCTGCCTCAGAGTCGTCTTACAGCCCTCCTGGAGCTGTTTTTGGGGTCTCCCCACCGGAGTCCTcaccgcgcggcggccggaATAATAGAAGGTACATGCATAAACCGATGAACTGATTGACACTCTATCTTCTCAGCTCTAAATTTATTATATAAACATCATGCTTGTCTAGCTCTGTGGGTGCTTATCTCAGCTCTAATCTGTTGCCTCCTTGCTTGATTTCGATTGGCGTTCTCCTTTGTTTGATTGTTTCTCAACTTTTTGAGTGCCCTGTGTAGATGTACTTCAGATCTTGAACATGCCTGCTGTTTGGTTTTCGTTCTCTGTGTCTTGCACTGTTCTATTTTCTTCGTGTTTGCGTCTACGACTGAATCTGTCAGAATGCGTGCGGACAGGGAGCTACTATTTCTGCCTTCTTCGGGTTTAATTTGTGCCTTATGTATAGATACGATTTCAGAAAGGAAACAATAACATACATGCCACAATAGTTGGTGATCATAGGTTAATTCTAGCTTGAGTACAGTTGGAGGACATTGTACTATATATGTTTACAACTCCGACTCAGTAGTTTACTGCTAAAAATAGTACAATACAGTGAGGGTCAAATAAATGAATGCATACGCAACCGCATCAAgagttttcttctttctttcataCATCCTCCTTCCAGACTACGTACTGGCTAGCAATCTAGTACCATTCCTGAGTGGCGCTATATTTCATGGACTGGGAAAAGAAGCTGATATGCATGATATTTTTCCCAATTGTAGGGGTTCTACACTACAGTCAAAATacaacagatttttttttcttataatcATCGTATAATCCTTTTCTGGAAATTCTCATATTTCCCTTAGAAGAAGCATATTCTCCATCACTCAGCCAAGGCCATTTATAGTGAGACTTAGAACTCAAAGCAACTTTTCCTTATAACTTTCCCATAGCTTTCCCATAGTGGAGGGCTCCTTTGCTTGAGAGCCCTAGATTACCACCAGTACTTAAATGTATATGCTCATTGGTAGAAAACTGggcattagtcctggttggagaGACGCATAGGTCTCGAAAATCCAAACGGGATTAATCTTTCGAGACTAAAGGCctcccttttagtcccgggtatttcacctgggactaaagacctcatTTAATTCCGGTTGCTAAaaaggttcaaaaaaaaataggcCACCCCCACTATCCTGCCTgctcccgccgctgcccctTGCAGCTCCACCTCGACCACCGTACCACCTCCTcgagctccacctccaccacggAGACAAAGAAACAATTGGCGCTTCACAACATGAAGCAAGAAACAAGTTCATCTCACATGACCATCACACAAGTAAGAACACATAACCAATCAACTCGCACAAGAATCTAATTCACAGCATATGAGTTCAATTTCATTCACAACACGCGGTGGATTCACCAGAAAAAACACAAACAaatcattcacaaacaaatTATTCACCGCTTACCATCTCACCCACCCACGTAACGCCATGGCTCGCCTGGCAGCTCTACGTCGCGCCagctcgcccgcccgccgcgcatGGGCCGCCTGCGCTGCGCCACGCCAGGCCTGAGTTCGCCGGCGTAGCGCCGGCCACCAGGAGCCGCACCAGCTCGGAAGCCAGGCCGTGCCGGCCGCCAGGAGCCGCGCCAGCTCGCCTGCTTGTGGTTAGTATATAGCATAATAGCGTGGGCTACTATATATAGAGAAAGTAGACACTTTGGAGATCTGTGATTAATTGCTTCTTttccatacacacacacacacgggaTAATCAAAACAAAGTGTAGGATATTGTCTTAGTTTTCTTAGTTAGGTATTATATTATAGTTAAGGTACCCTTACGTTCTGCTTAtatgaatttatttttttggaaaaatgcaaaaagaaaaacacgCTGTATGTTATCTAGAGTTTAAGATTCCTCTTGCAAACACAACATACCCACCCCCTTCAATTCTGCAGCAAAATCCACCCAAGTACCGACATGCTTAACCAATTCGACATTAATTTGAAGCTGATAATGTAGCCTTCATCGAAGTTAAGCACTTCTAGGAGTATAATATCGACattttgaattaaaaaaacaaTAACGAGTGTTTAAACATTGCCGTATCAAGGTTTCCTATATTTGCAATTATTTTCACTGCAACAAGATCAATAAGCCTAATCGAAGCACTTGAATAAGATTGTCTCAACTAGTTTCGCCTTGCGTAGCTCTACATTATTGGTGACTCGATTAAACGTGTGCGTGTTGTGGTGGTTTTTGAAATAGAAATGAGTAGGTGTGGGCATTTGTAATAAAATGTTTATGGGGAACCTTAAACTCCAGATAACATATGTGATATTTTTGTcatacttttttttagaaatgaaCACAAGATACATATAACGTAATAGAAACCTTTCGTCGAGTGTTAAGCATCGCAATTCTCTATAGGCATTTTTACGCTGTCTATGCATGGCCCATCGATCTAAACAGATCTTTTTTTTGCCTTATCAGTGTTGCATGTCTATATCTCCATTTTTATATTCTTATTCATGTTCCTAAAACTCATTTAAGATTATTGAACCTATACAAATTTTTGTACTTGTCCAATTTTACCATATACTGTTGGAATATTATTTCAGGAGGGACAGACCTTCATGGGTCAAAGTTACGTACACACCTTATTTTGATGGTCACTTGTGGCGCAAATATGGCCAAAAGAAAATCAAGGATGCCGAGTACCCTAGGTGCATAATTTACTTTACAAGTGTTGATACTTCACAGTTCGTATGCGCAATTTATTATATTTGTTCGCAAAAGAAGTATAAATATTCTTATTACGGTCGAATTTCTCTGTTCGCTTCTTTTGATATACTTTTATTCTTATATCCATATCTCATATGTAAAAATTAGGCATGAGGGACCaatccttgtttttttttcgagGGAATGAGACCAATCCTTGTTACCCACGGAAAAAGACTAAACTCAGATTTAGGAAGTTCAGTGTCCAATTCGTATTTGATGATGAAGTGATCAAATTTCGGTTGGTTATTGTTCTTACTAGTTCGAAGTTCAGCTTTTTTCCACTAtgtttcatttttttgtttAAATTCATTTAATTATTAAAACATGTGCTTAAGCTAGTCAAGCATGTATAAATTTAAACATGGCTAGTCTAGAATATGTAAATGAATGAAAGAAATCAACTATCAAAGGACAATGGCAAAACACTGTGTGGACCGGACAACAGAGGGTGTAAAAATTTCTCTTTTACTCAGATTTTTACCAAAATATTAGTAGTACACCTAAAATTGAAAGCATTGAGTAGACATCAAATATTTAGCTTAGGCCCATAATTCATATCAACTATCACGTACACTTCCTCCATTCTCAAATAAATATTGTAGGTATGCAGTCAAACTTGAAATCCAATGGACAATAATATACACGGAAGGATTGAGATTTATTACATTTGTCCTATAAAGTAATGACCACTCTACGCTTTGACAGAGTTACTTCATTAATATTTCACATATGTGATGCAAAAATATACTCATGAGaaggtattttttttaatacaaacctACTAATGCTTTGTATCACAAATAAATTGCATAAGTATTAATAGAGTAATCTTTGGTCAAAGATTTGTCCTAAGGAGATGAAATAATTCTTGTAGTTTCAACCTTCAAATGAAAATACTCCTACTTATGAAGAATAATGATGAAAAGCACGTAAAGTGGTGTGGATGCCCAAAAACAACAAGTACAAGAGAACGAATGGCTTTGAAGAAATACATAGGTCAAACCGAACACAATCAGGCGCTTCACATATAATGAACGGTGAAATATGTACCCATGCAGGCTATACTTCAGATGTTCTTACCGTGGAGACCGGCAGTGCCTGGCGTCTAAGCTGCTGCAACAAAAGAACGGCGATGACCCACCGCTGTACGAGGTGACCTACACGTACGAGCACACCtgcggcgcgccgccggtccCGTTCCCGGACATCGtggcggagccgccgccggcctcaaGGGAAGGGTTGGTGCTCAGGTTCGACTCTCCCGGCGGCCATGGTGATGCGCAGATGCAGCAACAACAGCAGGGGCAGTACCAGCCTACGTCCCGGAGCCCGTTCATGATGCTGAGCTTTGGTTCGAGTAGCCAGGCGCACGATCAGCAGCCTGCCTTCCATTCCGACATGGAGGCTGGATCGTCGTCGCTTCCGAACGAGgggatgccggcggcggcggcaaacgGCGACGGTGGCATGTTCTCGACATGGGACTCCTTCACGTATGATTTCGACAGCCACATGCACTTCGGCGATCACACGCATTTACCTTATAACAGTAATTACGATTATGATGATTACTGATCAAACGTGTAAAGCATTAATTCTTGTGGGCGACTGATATATCGATGTCTTCTTTGCGTATACGCACGTACAGGAATCAAAATATTTTCTGTCCTAATTCAAGGGGATTAATTATGCCTAATCCACCTTTATATCCATGAACAAGTCATTTGACTGAAGGTGCAGTTCACTGAGCATTGTCTGTATCTCTTATTTCTGACAAAACCTGCAACAACTCTACTATCCCCGTTGTCCTAAAATATAagctttttgattttttttatcttaaGTCAAATTATATTAATTTTGGCCTAATTTATGTAGAAGAACATCAATATCTACCACATCAATGAGGTACATTATGAAAGCATACTTCGTGATGGATCTAATAACACtaatttgatatcataaattcTATTCTTTTCTATAAGGTTAATCAAATTGAAGATGGATTAACTTAGGACAAGACTAGAATGTTTATATTTTTGGATGGTTTTGTTTCACATACACGGTATCTTCGGACAAAAATGGATTGTTCCCAGACTCTCTGTTCtatatatgaaaaaatattGCTGAGCAAGTGTCGAGCTATTCGCTATATCTCAAGCATCATGGAGATCCAGCTCTATAGTCCGAATTTCCGCAATTAAATCTAGAAAGCTAAGTTATTTAGTCCGGTTCTGGATCCAACTTCTGGTGCTAGCTGTAAGACAGTAAGAGGATGCTCGGCGTCGCGCTAGCTGTAGATGCCGCTCCCGATCCCAGCTCACACTAGTTTGTTGCAATCCTGAATAAGACGCAAGAGACTGTTTCAAATCAATCTAGAACTGGGTTGAGCTCGGTTGCTGTTTTAGTCGCCAGCCTTTCTTATTGGCCATCAGATAGAACTTCCAATTCTAACCGGTGTTATCCTGATTGGTGAATCCTGAGAGCCATAGAGATTCACGCGGATTTCTCCCGAGACCTCGCCGCTTCATGGTCAGAACAGAAAATGCAATTCAAGTACAGAGATCACTCTCCTTGACTGTCAGCATCAGCAAGTTGGTAACTAGCAGAAACATTCAGCTGAGCATGCATAGATTTGACCTGCATCATGTATAACGTTACAGACAGCAGGATCAGAAGCTAGCGCATACGCGGTGTGGTCACCTTGACCCTCTCTGTCATGTGTTGCATGGCATGCCGCGGCTTCTTGATTGCTACCGCGAGCATTATGGTTTATCCCATCCATACATAGGGGAGCGCCGGTGTCCCTGTCTGACGTCTCTTGTGGGATGTCCCTGTCTGACGTCTCTTGTGGGACTGAACTTGGAAATTCGTTGCGCAGGAGTTTGAAATGGGAGCTCTGGCCCTCCTACTATATTGTCAGTTTGCAACAGACTTAAATTGCCGGCAGCCTGGCACAGTAGATGCTTCTCTTATCATAGTACTACCAGCTCTCAGGTCAGACTCAGGGTTGACCACCAGAAGCAGAGACCGAAATTTCTGCTCCATGTGCCATGATACGACACAGTGCAGTCAACCTATCTATATAATCTGTCGATGGATCCGTCAGTCAGAAGACCAGGATCGAATGAGAagcacccccacccccgctgACATTAGTGATCAACTTAGGTTAATGAAAAAAAGAGTTTGAGCTAGTCAATCGAGCTCAAAGGTGAGCAATCCTGAAAAAACATTGGCAAGCTAAGTTGATCGGAGTCAGCGGTCTAGTCTGCATAAATACTCGCTTCATCGCGAGTCCAAGACCCAAAGCTAGCGGCCACAGAAACCCCTCGAAGCTACTACAAGCAGCTGCTTTAGCCTTCGCTTGAGAATCAAAGATGGCATTTGATCCAGTCGCTAAGCAGCTGTCCGaggtgctcgccggcggctaCCATCGCAACACCCAGCTCCAAGCATTGCTCAGCCGTCCCTTGGATAGCCGCGGCCAGGAGGTGGCCATGGAGTTCAGCCAAGAGCTGTCGCGAGTGTTCGCGGTATCCATGGCCATGCTGAACAGTAACGCAGCGGCGCCGGAGGTAAGGACGGGCAATAGCTTCGGCGTCAGCACTCCGGTGAAGGATCAGCGCGCCAGGTATATATATACTGATTATACTGAAGGCGTTCCATGCATCTAGAAATATACGCTGTTCAACTCTGTCTCTGTGCTTTCAAGTTTCAGCTTtgttcttttctctctctctcttgtagTGTGAAACTCTGTTTGCTTGGTTCTATTGGTTGTTTTGAAAACATAATTAATCGCCATGTTGTTTCTAGGAGTGACATTGGAGAAGTTGTTGCTCCCTCCAAGAAGGAGATTACACCCTCGCCGCACAAGGATGGTTACCAGTGGCGAAAATATGGGCAAAAGAAAATTCAGAACTGCAATTTCTCGAGGTGAAGTTCTATAATCTCTTCAATTCAAAATATCAGTCGCCTAACAATTCTTGCGGGTCTAAATTATTAACTTTGaccataaatatataaaaattaCATACATTGACAGTATAAGGGAGGTGTTATTAGACACATTTAACGGGATTTCCACAATATTAATCATACTTATTTAAAGTTCATATGTAAAGCGCAAGGCAACGTTTCACCTCCAAACCATGTTAAGATCCTaaatttcatatattttaaaTCGGAGGGAGTACACATAAAGAATGGTAGTA encodes the following:
- the LOC117855961 gene encoding uncharacterized protein, which codes for MASPRMKTEQSFEFGELSAQDAVGSASESSYSPPGAVFGVSPPESSPRGGRNNRRRDRPSWVKVTYTPYFDGHLWRKYGQKKIKDAEYPRLYFRCSYRGDRQCLASKLLQQKNGDDPPLYEVTYTYEHTCGAPPVPFPDIVAEPPPASREGLVLRFDSPGGHGDAQMQQQQQGQYQPTSRSPFMMLSFGSSSQAHDQQPAFHSDMEAGSSSLPNEGMPAAAANGDGGMFSTWDSFTYDFDSHMHFGDHTHLPYNSNYDYDDY